AGTTACAGGAAGTTGGAGATTTCCAGGTAGAGCTGTACAAAGAGACACCATTACAGCTGAGCGTAACAAAGATCAAAGAGGATAAACCGGAAACTCCGGATCCAGAGGAGCCAAATAAACCAGAAGATCCTGACAAAGAAGACACAAATAATAAAGACGACAAAAAAGAGGATACTAAGAAAGAAGATAAGAAGAAAAATTCTCCAAAGACCGGAGATGAGACAAGTGCAGCAGCTGCAGCATTACCGGCAGGTGTCAGTCTTGCAGCAATCCTTGCAGTATTAGTAAAAAAATTCAAATAATCTGAAAAACGAATAGACAGTTTTCAATTATAAGAAATGAGAATATTGCCAAAAATGCAGTGCGTTTTTGGCAATATTTTTCTATACGAGAGGAATGAATATACAATGAAAAAGTATATGAAGATTTTGACAATTATATGTATAGTAGGGATTTGCATGTGTGGATGTAGTAAGAATAAGCCGGAAGAAGCAACTCCATTAACGATATACGAGCAATTGAAGATTACAGATAAATCACTTTCAGAAGCTGATACCGGAGTGATTCAAGAAGGAATTACAAATTGGGTAAAATCTTTTTTAGCAATTAGCAGTGATACAAGAGATAAAGAAGCGATAAATAAAGGTTTATATCAGAGTATTGCCAATAAAGAACAGAAAGAAAAACTGAAACAAGATAGAGAATCATTTTATAAAGACAGTGTAGTCATAATAGAAGATGTGTCTCCAGAAATTAAAAGTACAAAAAAAGCAACATACAATGAGAAAGAAGTTGCTGTTGTTGATTGCAAGACTACTGTAAGAGGAATGAGAAATGACCAGGCATTTGAAAAGATATATACTATGCAGATGGTAGTCAATTATCAGACAAATGTTGTATCAGTGTATGAGGTTGAGGATATTACGTGGGAATAAGAAATACCGGTAAAGGGATATCAGTTTTGGAGAGATATCAGGTTACCGGTATTTTTTTATGACAAAGAATATAAAAAATACAGCAATTTTTCATAGAATATTGGAAAGTATTGACAAAAAAAAGATTCGAATATACACTAGAAGTGTTTAGGTAGCAAACGTTACGGAAATTTGAAATGGTTTGTTATTTAAGGGGAAACTAAAAGTTATAATAGGAGGAAAGTAGTATGTACAGGAAAAAATTAATGCGCGTATGCCTGACGGGTGTTATGGTTGTTTCAATTGCAACAGCGAACGTTGCACCAGTGTTTGCAGCAGAGCCAGTGGAAAAGGTGGAGACGGAGAGCGATAGTTGGGATAGTATTTCTGGTGAAATTAATTTTAGAGATACAGACAACAATGAATCTATCTTTGTGCAATTTAACAATGAAAAAGTGGAGGATTATCGTTGGGGTGATGATCCGAAAGATACATATGAAGTATTGCCGGCAGAAACTGTGAAAAAATATCTTCCAGAAGGATATGAATTGGTAGAAGGTATCTATTCGGTAGCAGGTGGAGAGACACAGGATTCTTATTTTGTATATGCCGAGGTAAAGAAAGTACTTGTCGAAGAAACACAGGATGTGAAAATCAATTATTATGATGAAGCAGCTGGAAAACAGGTAGCAGAAGTGCCGGTACAGGTATCAATTGATACATCGTGTGTAAATATGGCAATCCTGACAAGATACCTGCCAGAAGGATATACACTTGAAGGTTCTGATTGTATCATCAGAGACGGATATGTATATGTATCCGTAGCGCCAGCAGAAGAAGTACAGAATGTAAAAATCAATTACTATGATGAAGCAGCAAAGAAACAGGTAGCAGAAGTACCGGTACAGGTATCAATTGATACATCGTGTGTAAATATGGCAATCCTGACAAGATACCTGCCAGAAGGATATACACTTGAAGGTTCTGATTGTATCATCAGAGACGGATATGTATATGTATCCGTAGCGCCAGCAGAAGAAGTACAGAATGTAAAAATCAATTACTATGATGAAGCAGCAAAGAAACAGGTAGCAGAAGTACCGGTACAGGTATCAATTGATACATCATGTGTAAATATGGCAATCCTGACAAGATATCTTCCAGAAGGATATACAATCGAAGGTACAGACTGTATCATCAGAGACGGATATGTATATGTATCCGTAGCACCAGCAGAAGAAGTACAGAATGTAAAGATCAATTACTATGATGAGGATGCTGAGAAACAGGTAGCAGAAGTACCGGTACAGGTGTCAATTGATACATCATGCGTAAACATGGCAATTCTGACAAGATATATGCCGGAAGGATATGCATTGGTAAGTTCAGACTGCATCATTAGAGATGGATACGTATATGTTTCTGTAAAGAAAGATGTAGAGATCAGAGAAGCAGTGCTTCACATTACATTTGAAACTCCGAACGGAGAAGTTGTTACAACAGAAACAGTAACAGCAGAAGGCGCTGATGGAGAAGACGCGGTATTCAGACTTGGTGTAGACTTCAATCTTCCAACAGGATACAAGCTGTCCAACGACAGAGATCAGGTAACAGAAATCACAATTCCATTTGGATCCACAGGCGGACATACAATGGTTGTAGAAAAAGGTGACCTTTCTTCCATCGTAAAAATCCAGTTTGTAGATGCTGAGAATAATGATGAAGTAGTAGCAGGCGGAGATTACTTTGTTGATGGTGATGGAGACGGAATCTTCCACACAAGAGAGATCACAGAGTGGGTACCGGAAGGATATGAGTTACAGGAAGTTGGAGATTTCCAGGTAGAGCTGTACAAAGAGACACCATTACAGCTGAGCGTAACAAAGATCAAAGAGGATAAACCGGAAACTCCGGATCCAGAGGAGCCAAATAAACCAGAGAAACCAGAAGATCCTGACAAAGAAGACACAAATAATAAAGACGACAAAAAAGAGGATACTAAGAAAGAAGATAAGAAGAAAAATTCTCCAAAGACCGGAGATGAGACAAGTGCAGCAGCTGCAGCATTACCGGCAGGTGTCAGTCTTGCAGCAATCCTTGCAGTATTAGTAAAAAAATTCAAATAATCTGAAAAACGAATAGACGGTTTTCGGTTATAAGAAATGAGAATATTGCCAAAAATGCAGTGCGTTTTTGGCAATATTTTTTTAAAATTTTCAGATTGTACTAAATCAAATACAAACGAGAATCATTCCTGTTTTCTCTTGTCTTTCTTTTAACATAATGGTATACTAAGACCCGTAAGAAAGAGAAAATTATTCATGTACATTGAAGGAGGATTTTAAACGATGGCACAGTTTGAACAGTGGTCAGGATTTAACGGAAGACTCTGGAAAGAGGAAGTTAACGTTCGTGACTTCATCCAGAACAACTACACACCATATGAAGGTGATGAATCTTTCCTGGTTGGACCTACAGAGGCAACTGACAAATTATGGGGAGAGCTTCAGAAACTGCAGAAAGAAGAGCGTGCAAAAGGCGGCGTTCTGGATATGGAGACAGAAGTAGTTTCTGGACTGACAGCGTATGGCCCGGGATATATTAACGAAGAAATGAAAGATTTAGAGCAGGTTGTTGGTCTTCAGACAGACAAACCGCTGAAGAGAGCATTTATGCCATACGGTGGTATTAAAATGGCTGAGCAGGCTTGTACAACATACGGATATGAGCCAAGCCCGAAACTGCACGAGATCTTCACAAAATATCATAAAACACACAATCAGGGAGTATTCGATATCTACACACCTGAGATGAAAAAAGCCCGTCACAGCAAGATAATCACAGGACTTCCGGACACATACGGAAGAGGACGTATCGTAGGTGACTACCGTCGTGTAGCTCTTTACGGAATCGATTACCTGATCGAGCAGAAACAGAATGATTTTATCGAGGGTGAAAGACACGGAATGAAAGGAACAGATTTCCGTCTTCGTGAAGAAATCGCTGATCAGATCAAAGCATTAAAAGAAATGAAAGAAATGGCTGCTGTTTACGGATTTGATATTTCCAGACCAGCTACAAACGCAAAAGAAGCTGTGCAGTGGCTGTACTTCGGATACCTTGCAGCAATCAAAACTCAGAATGGTGCTGCAATGAGCGTTGGACGTATTTCTACATTCCTTGACATTTATATTGAAAGAGACTTAAAGAACGGAACACTGACAGAGACAGAAGCTCAGGAACTGATCGACCACATCGTTATGAAGTTCAGAATGGTTAAATTCGCAAGAATTCCATCTTATAACGAGTTGTTCTCAGGAGACCCGGTATGGGCTACACTGGAAATGGGTGGTATCGGAATGGACGGACGTTCTATGGTAACAAAGAACGACTATCGTTTCCTTCATACACTGGAGAACATGGGACCTTCACCAGAGCCAAACCTGACAGTATTATATTCTTCTAATCTGCCAGAGAACTTCAAGAAATATTCTTCTTATATTTCTATCAAGACAAGTTCTGTACAGTACGAGAACGATGATGTAATGCGTCCAGTATGGGGAGATGACTATTCTATCTGCTGCTGCGTATCTGCAACACAGACAGGAAAAGAGATCCAGTTCTTTGGAGCACGTGCAAACCTTGCAAAATGTCTGCTTTACGCAATCAACGGTGGTGTTGATGAGAAGACAAAAACACAGGTTGCTCCAAAATACAGCCCAATCACATCAGAGTACCTTGACTATGATGAAGTAATGGACAAATATGACCAGATGATGGAATGGCTGTCTAAACTGTATGTAGATACATTGAACATGATTCACTACATGCACGATAAATACTACTATGAAGCAGCAGAGATGGCTCTGATCGATACAAATGTAAGACGTACATTTGCTACAGGTATCGCTGGATTCTCTCACGTAGTAGACTCTTTAAGTGCGATCAAATATGCAAAAGTTAAAGTAATCCGTGACGAAAACGGACTTGCTGTTGACTACGAGACAGAGGGAGACTTCCCAAGATACGGTAACGATGATGACCGTGCTGACGAGATTGCTGTATGGCTGTTAAGAACATTCATGAGCAAACTGAAAAAATGCCACACATACAGAGACTCTGAGCCAACAACATCTATCCTTACAATTACATCTAACGTTGTATATGGTAAGGCTACAGGATCTCTTCCAGACGGAAGAAAAGCTGGGGAACCACTTTCACCAGGAGCAAACCCATCTTACGGTGCAGAGCAGAATGGTCTGTTAGCTTCTCTGAACTCAGTTGCAAAACTTCCATACGAAGAAGCACTGGACGGAATTTCTAATACACAGACAATCAGCCCTGGAGCACTTGGACATGATGACGATGAGAGAAAAGTAAATCTGGCTAACGTAATGGACGGATACTTTGATCAGGGAGCACATCACCTGAACGTAAACGTATTCGGAACAGAGAAACTCATCGATGCTATGGAGCACCCAGAGAAAGAAGAATATGCAAACTTCACAATCCGTGTATCAGGATACGCTGTTAAATTTATCGACCTGACACGTGAGCAGCAGTTAGACGTAATTGCAAGAACATGCCATAAAGCACTGTAATTTGTAATTCACAGGGACGTAGTACAAACAGGATGCTACGTCCCTTTTTAAATATCAAGAGAAAGGGAATCAAGCAAATGAAAGGATATATACACTCAACAGAGAGTTTTGGATCCGTAGACGGACCGGGAGTCCGTTTTCTTATTTTTGTGAGCGGATGTCCAATGCGCTGTCAGTTCTGCCATAATCCGGATACATGGAGTATGAAGACAGGAACGCAGATGTCAGCAGATGAATTGTTGGACAAAGCATGGAAATACCGCAGTTATTGGGGAAAATCCGGTGGAATTACAGTCAGCGGAGGCGAGCCGCTTTTGCAGATCGACTTCTTATTGGAATTGTTTAAGAAAGCAAAAGAAAAAGGAATCCACACAACAATCGATACAAGTGGAGCACCTTTTACAAGAGAAGAACCGTTTTTTAGTAAGTTTGAGGAACTGATGAAATATACAGATCTGCTTCTTTTGGATATCAAACATATTGACGATGAGCAGCACAAGATTTTGACTGGTCATACGAATCAGAATATTCTGGATTTGGCGAGATATTTAAGTGACATCAATAAACCGGTGTGGATTCGTCACGTACTGGTTCCGGAGAGAAGTGATAATGATGAATATCTGAAAAAGCTGGATGCATTCATTCAGACACTCTCCAATGTAGAGAAAGTGGAAGTACTTCCGTACCATACATTGGGAGAGTATAAGTGGAAAGAACTGGGGATGGAATATCCGCTGGAGGGGATCGAGCCTCCGACAGAAGAGCGGATCCGCAATGCGAATGAATTGCTTCATACAGGAAAATAAAAAAGAAATCGCTCATCATCCGCCTGAGATGATGAGCGATACTTTTTATGCATTATTCTGTTTCAACAAATGCGTCTTTTCCAAGTCCGCACAGTGGACATAACCAGTCTTCCGGGATATCTTCAAAAGCTGTTCCAGCCTCTACACCGTTGTCTGGATCGCCTACTTCAGGATCATAAATGTATCCACATGCTTCACATAAATATTTTTTCATAAAAATAGTCCTCCTTTAATTTTTAACGAAAGCATTTAACATATGTATTATAACCAAAACAAAACGATAAGTCTACTAAAAAATAGAAATTTGTAATTAATTATAATAATAGTAATTATTATTGATATAAGAAGAGCTAATAAAATAATGAAACAGTAAAAGAATGGAGTAATAGGAGCATGGTAAATAGAAAACAATATTGACATCCATACAGGCTGTCCATATAATATAATTAGCAGTTGTATCAAAGGGTTCTGGTTGTTGCAGGACCCTTTCTTATATTCTGGAGGGAGAAATTTATTATGAATAAAAAAGAAGTATTAGAAATCCGTAAGCAGTTTACACCGGCAAATTGCGCGATCACAAGAATTGCCGGCTGCTATGTGGATCATGAGAAAAATAAAAAGATGGAATCAAAATCGGCATTTTTATCTTTGCCTGAGGAAGAGGCGTTTAAATATTTTGACATTTTTAAAAAGACACTTTCCGGGACGATGGGGAAAAATATGTTGAATATGGAATTCCCGATCGACCAGGAGATGCCAGGCGGGACACAGGAATTTTTAATGAAACTAAAAGCCAGTAAGCTGGAAGATGACATGCTCCTGGAAGAATTTTATGACAAAGTAATCGCTACATATGAGTATGCGGAGAATTATTATATTATTTTAATCCATGCAATGTATGATGTGCCGGGCAGATCGTCTGACAATCTGGAGATGTTTGACGCATCCGATGAAGTGTATGAGTATTTGGTGTGCAGTATCTGTCCGGTTTCGTTGTCAAAGGCAGGATTAAGTTACAATGCAGAGAGCAATTGTATTCAGGATCGTATCCGGGACTGGGTGGTAGATATGCCGGACAAGGGATTTTTGTTTCCGGCTTTTAATGACAGAAGCACGGATATTCATGGAGTACTCTATTATACGAAGAAATCAGAGGATTTGCAGCCGGAGTTGATTGAGCAGCTGCTGGGAGCAAGGATGCCGATGTCAGCCAACACGCAGAAGGAGACATTTCAGATGCTGATCGAGGATACTCTGGGAGAAGACGGAGATTATGAGACGATCCGCAATATCCATGATACTTTGAATGACATGATTGAGGAACATAAAGAAGAACAGGAACCGCTGCAGTTGGATAAGACCGATGTACGCAAGGTATTTGAAAAGAGCGGCGTTTCTTCGGAAAAAATGGAGTGTTTTGATCAAAATTATGAAGAGACAGCAGGGAAAAAGACTTCTCTTCTTGCAACCAATATTACGGAGACAAAAAAGTTTCAGATTGAAACGCCGGATATTGTGATTAAAGTCAATCCGGAACGGGCGGATCTGATCGAAACGAGAGTGATAGATGGAAGGCAGTGTCTGGTCATTGCTGTAGATGATCATATTGAAGTTAATGGAGTAAATGTAAGGACTCTGAAGCGCAAAAAAAGCACAGAAGAAGAGGAATAAAATAGAACATAACGGGATTTTTATCTGGCGGTCTCAGATGTTGATCAGAGACTGCTTTTTTACGAAATGAAAATAATTAAACATCTAACTAGTTTATTGGCATAAATATTAAAAAAATGTGAAAAATTATATTAATGCTTGATTTTTTTGGAAGATAATACTAATATATCGATTAGATATCTAACTAATTAAAAAGGAGGTATAGCAATGCGCTGTGATCTGGATAAGGTTCCAAGTGTCGGACTCTTTGGGATGGTGGTTCATCAGGGCGGACTGCGGGCACAGAAGATGTTTGACAAGTATGGGCTGAATAAGAGTCAGGCAGGCATCCTGTTTATGCTGCATCATGAGGAAGCTGTTTCTCAAAAGCCTCTTTCTCAGAAGGAGCTGGCAAAAAAGCTGAATGTGACGGCGCCGTCTATTACATCTGCGATTCAGAAGATGGAGAAGGCTGGATTTATCAAACGACAGCCGGACGAAAAGGATCAAAGGATCATGCGTCTGTATCTGGATGAAAAGGGAAAGGCTTGCATTGAACATGTAAAGGAAGTAGCCATGCAGATGGATGAAATCATGTTCCGAGGCATCAGTCAGGAAGAGAAGCTTCTTTTGCGAAGAATTATGATTCAGATTTTTGACAACTTAAAAGAAGAACCAAGGTTTCATACATCAGGAGAAAGTAAAACAGAGAGATAAGGCAGGAAAGGAGAGCGTATGAAAAATTTATTTAAGTATATTCTGCATTACTGGCAGGCGGTGATCGCAATCGTGGCGATTTTGATCGTACAGGCATATTGCGATCTGTCGCTTCCGGCATATACGTCGGATATTGTCAATGTCGGAATCCTACAGGGCGGAATTGAAGACAAGGCACCAACAGCAATTTCAGAAGAAGAATGGAATAAGCTAATGCTGTTTGTGTCAGAGAATGATTTACAGACCGTGAAGGATGCTTATCAAAAAAATGAGGATTCTTATGACAAACCGGCATTTGTGCTCAAGGAAGCTGTGAAAGAAAATGAGACAGAGCTTAAAGAAGTGGAAGACGCATTGGCGCTTCCAATGATGATCACTTCCGGATTTGAGTCCGGAAGCGAGAAGACGCAGGAAGCGGAAGAGATGTTAAAACAACAGATTCCGAAAGAAATGCTGACAGAAGATACGACAGTATTTGATATTTTGCAGATGCTGCCGTCAGAAGC
This window of the Mediterraneibacter gnavus ATCC 29149 genome carries:
- the rd gene encoding rubredoxin; protein product: MKKYLCEACGYIYDPEVGDPDNGVEAGTAFEDIPEDWLCPLCGLGKDAFVETE
- the pflB gene encoding formate C-acetyltransferase codes for the protein MAQFEQWSGFNGRLWKEEVNVRDFIQNNYTPYEGDESFLVGPTEATDKLWGELQKLQKEERAKGGVLDMETEVVSGLTAYGPGYINEEMKDLEQVVGLQTDKPLKRAFMPYGGIKMAEQACTTYGYEPSPKLHEIFTKYHKTHNQGVFDIYTPEMKKARHSKIITGLPDTYGRGRIVGDYRRVALYGIDYLIEQKQNDFIEGERHGMKGTDFRLREEIADQIKALKEMKEMAAVYGFDISRPATNAKEAVQWLYFGYLAAIKTQNGAAMSVGRISTFLDIYIERDLKNGTLTETEAQELIDHIVMKFRMVKFARIPSYNELFSGDPVWATLEMGGIGMDGRSMVTKNDYRFLHTLENMGPSPEPNLTVLYSSNLPENFKKYSSYISIKTSSVQYENDDVMRPVWGDDYSICCCVSATQTGKEIQFFGARANLAKCLLYAINGGVDEKTKTQVAPKYSPITSEYLDYDEVMDKYDQMMEWLSKLYVDTLNMIHYMHDKYYYEAAEMALIDTNVRRTFATGIAGFSHVVDSLSAIKYAKVKVIRDENGLAVDYETEGDFPRYGNDDDRADEIAVWLLRTFMSKLKKCHTYRDSEPTTSILTITSNVVYGKATGSLPDGRKAGEPLSPGANPSYGAEQNGLLASLNSVAKLPYEEALDGISNTQTISPGALGHDDDERKVNLANVMDGYFDQGAHHLNVNVFGTEKLIDAMEHPEKEEYANFTIRVSGYAVKFIDLTREQQLDVIARTCHKAL
- the pflA gene encoding pyruvate formate-lyase-activating protein, with protein sequence MKGYIHSTESFGSVDGPGVRFLIFVSGCPMRCQFCHNPDTWSMKTGTQMSADELLDKAWKYRSYWGKSGGITVSGGEPLLQIDFLLELFKKAKEKGIHTTIDTSGAPFTREEPFFSKFEELMKYTDLLLLDIKHIDDEQHKILTGHTNQNILDLARYLSDINKPVWIRHVLVPERSDNDEYLKKLDAFIQTLSNVEKVEVLPYHTLGEYKWKELGMEYPLEGIEPPTEERIRNANELLHTGK
- a CDS encoding DUF4317 domain-containing protein is translated as MNKKEVLEIRKQFTPANCAITRIAGCYVDHEKNKKMESKSAFLSLPEEEAFKYFDIFKKTLSGTMGKNMLNMEFPIDQEMPGGTQEFLMKLKASKLEDDMLLEEFYDKVIATYEYAENYYIILIHAMYDVPGRSSDNLEMFDASDEVYEYLVCSICPVSLSKAGLSYNAESNCIQDRIRDWVVDMPDKGFLFPAFNDRSTDIHGVLYYTKKSEDLQPELIEQLLGARMPMSANTQKETFQMLIEDTLGEDGDYETIRNIHDTLNDMIEEHKEEQEPLQLDKTDVRKVFEKSGVSSEKMECFDQNYEETAGKKTSLLATNITETKKFQIETPDIVIKVNPERADLIETRVIDGRQCLVIAVDDHIEVNGVNVRTLKRKKSTEEEE
- a CDS encoding MarR family winged helix-turn-helix transcriptional regulator; this translates as MRCDLDKVPSVGLFGMVVHQGGLRAQKMFDKYGLNKSQAGILFMLHHEEAVSQKPLSQKELAKKLNVTAPSITSAIQKMEKAGFIKRQPDEKDQRIMRLYLDEKGKACIEHVKEVAMQMDEIMFRGISQEEKLLLRRIMIQIFDNLKEEPRFHTSGESKTER